A DNA window from Litoribacterium kuwaitense contains the following coding sequences:
- the gpmI gene encoding 2,3-bisphosphoglycerate-independent phosphoglycerate mutase produces the protein MAKKPVALIILDGFACRDEVKGNAVAQAKKPNFDRYWSNYPHTTLTACGEAVGLPDGQMGNSEVGHLNIGAGRIVYQSLTRVNKSIREGDFYENETIQGAVNHVLEKDSRALHIFGLLSDGGIHSHIHHLYAILKYASEKGLKKIYIHGFLDGRDVAPQSAEKFIAELKEKMAEYGVGEIATISGRYYAMDRDNRWDRVEKSYRSMVYGEGPAYESAEACVKDHYEQEIYDEFVLPSVITKDGEPTATIQDDDAVIFYNFRPDRAIQISRAFTNEDFREFDRGEAAPKNLYFVCLTQFSETVDGYVAFKPVNLDNTMGEVLSQAGKKQLRIAETEKYPHVTFFFSGGREAPFEGEERILIDSPQVATYDLKPEMSAYEVKDALLEALDRDEFDAIILNFANPDMVGHSGKLEPTIKAVEAVDECLGEVVDKIVEKDGVALITADHGNSDEVITVDDQPMTAHTTNPVPLILTQANHTLKEGGKLGDLMPTMLEVMGIEKPKEMTGESLIQNES, from the coding sequence ATGGCTAAAAAACCAGTGGCGCTAATCATCCTGGACGGCTTTGCTTGTCGAGATGAGGTCAAAGGGAATGCTGTCGCTCAGGCGAAAAAGCCCAATTTTGACCGTTATTGGTCAAACTATCCTCATACGACGTTAACCGCCTGCGGTGAAGCCGTTGGATTACCGGATGGCCAAATGGGGAACTCTGAGGTTGGTCACTTGAATATCGGTGCAGGACGAATCGTTTATCAGAGCTTGACTCGGGTGAACAAGTCGATTCGGGAAGGCGACTTCTACGAGAATGAGACCATTCAAGGTGCGGTTAACCACGTGCTTGAAAAAGACAGCCGCGCGCTTCATATTTTTGGTTTGTTGTCTGATGGAGGTATTCATAGCCACATTCACCACCTCTATGCGATCTTAAAATATGCTAGTGAAAAGGGCTTGAAAAAAATCTATATTCATGGCTTCCTCGACGGTCGTGATGTAGCACCGCAGTCGGCAGAAAAGTTTATTGCTGAGCTGAAGGAAAAAATGGCTGAGTATGGTGTTGGCGAAATCGCTACGATCTCAGGACGTTATTACGCTATGGATCGAGATAATCGCTGGGATCGCGTTGAGAAATCGTATCGTTCGATGGTGTATGGCGAAGGTCCTGCCTATGAATCCGCTGAAGCGTGCGTTAAAGATCATTATGAACAAGAGATTTATGATGAGTTTGTCCTTCCTTCTGTCATCACGAAGGATGGAGAGCCGACAGCGACGATTCAAGACGATGATGCCGTCATTTTCTACAACTTTCGGCCGGACCGCGCCATTCAGATTTCACGCGCCTTTACGAATGAAGATTTTCGTGAATTTGACCGAGGCGAGGCAGCGCCAAAGAATCTCTATTTCGTTTGTCTCACCCAATTCAGTGAAACGGTTGACGGCTATGTTGCCTTTAAACCGGTGAATTTGGACAATACGATGGGAGAAGTGCTTTCTCAGGCAGGGAAGAAGCAGCTTCGTATCGCTGAGACTGAAAAGTATCCGCACGTGACTTTCTTCTTCAGTGGTGGCAGAGAAGCACCGTTTGAAGGCGAAGAAAGAATTTTAATCGATTCACCACAAGTGGCTACGTACGATCTAAAGCCGGAAATGAGTGCATATGAGGTTAAGGATGCACTTTTAGAAGCGCTGGATCGTGATGAGTTCGATGCGATTATCTTAAACTTTGCTAATCCAGACATGGTCGGTCACTCAGGTAAATTAGAGCCGACGATCAAAGCGGTTGAAGCTGTTGACGAATGTCTTGGTGAAGTCGTTGATAAAATTGTCGAAAAAGATGGTGTGGCGCTGATCACAGCGGATCATGGAAATTCTGATGAGGTCATCACGGTTGACGATCAGCCGATGACAGCTCATACGACGAATCCAGTGCCTCTTATTTTGACTCAAGCAAACCACACCTTAAAAGAAGGCGGTAAGCTTGGTGACTTAATGCCAACGATGCTTGAAGTGATGGGAATCGAAAAACCGAAAGAAATGACAGGAGAATCCTTGATTCAGAACGAAAGTTAA
- the gap gene encoding type I glyceraldehyde-3-phosphate dehydrogenase, whose protein sequence is MTVKVGINGFGRIGRNVFRAALKNSEVEIVAVNDLTDAEMLAHLLQYDSVHGTFEAEVVAKDGNLVVDGKEIKVLAERDPAQLGWDKLGVDIVVESTGIFTKRADAAKHLEAGAKKVIISAPAKEEDITVVMGVNEEDYDPANHDVISNASCTTNCLAPFAKVLHEKFGIKRGMMTTIHSYTNDQQILDLPHKDYRRARAAAENIIPTTTGAAKAVSLVLPELNGKLNGMAMRVPTPNVSLVDLVAEVDKNVTVDEVNAAFKEAAEGPLKGVLAYSDEPLVSKDYNGSAASSTIDALSTMVMEDQMVKVISWYDNESGYSHRVVDLAAYIAAKGL, encoded by the coding sequence ATGACAGTTAAAGTGGGAATTAACGGTTTTGGACGAATTGGACGAAATGTATTTCGTGCCGCACTAAAGAATTCTGAGGTCGAAATCGTTGCTGTAAATGATTTAACTGATGCTGAGATGTTAGCTCATTTGCTTCAATATGACTCAGTTCACGGAACTTTTGAAGCTGAGGTAGTTGCAAAAGACGGCAACCTTGTCGTTGACGGCAAAGAGATTAAGGTACTTGCTGAAAGAGATCCTGCACAACTAGGCTGGGATAAACTTGGTGTCGACATCGTCGTTGAGTCAACTGGTATTTTCACTAAACGTGCAGATGCTGCAAAACACCTTGAAGCTGGTGCGAAAAAAGTCATTATCTCTGCTCCAGCAAAAGAAGAAGACATTACAGTCGTTATGGGTGTAAACGAAGAGGATTACGACCCGGCAAACCATGATGTCATCTCTAATGCATCTTGTACGACAAACTGTCTTGCTCCATTTGCAAAAGTACTCCATGAGAAATTTGGCATTAAGCGCGGCATGATGACGACAATTCACTCTTACACAAATGATCAGCAAATTCTTGATTTGCCTCATAAAGACTACCGTCGTGCGCGTGCAGCTGCTGAAAACATCATTCCAACGACGACAGGTGCAGCAAAAGCGGTTTCTCTCGTACTTCCTGAGTTAAACGGAAAGCTTAACGGAATGGCGATGCGTGTTCCAACACCTAACGTATCACTCGTTGACCTTGTTGCTGAAGTTGATAAAAATGTAACAGTTGATGAAGTGAATGCGGCATTTAAAGAAGCTGCGGAAGGCCCATTGAAAGGTGTACTTGCATACAGTGATGAGCCACTCGTTTCTAAAGACTACAATGGTAGCGCGGCATCTTCTACAATTGATGCACTATCTACAATGGTCATGGAAGACCAAATGGTTAAAGTCATTTCTTGGTACGACAACGAATCCGGTTATTCACACCGTGTCGTTGACCTTGCTGCATATATCGCTGCAAAAGGATTGTAA
- the eno gene encoding phosphopyruvate hydratase — protein MSLIIDVFAREVLDSRGNPTVEVEVHTESGAFGRALVPSGASTGEYEAVELRDGDKDRFLGKGVLKAVSNVNEKIAPELAGFDVLDQVAIDEALIDLDGTDNKGNLGANAILGVSMAAAHAAADFLEIPLYQYLGGFNAKTLPVPMMNIINGGEHADNNVDIQEFMVMPVGAESFKHGLQMGAEIFHALKGVLKEKGYNTAVGDEGGFAPNLGSNEEALQTIIEAVEKAGYTPGEQIYLAMDVAASEMYKDGKYQLSGEGVSKTSAEMVDYLASLCEKYPIISIEDGLDENDWDGFKLLTERLGEKVQLVGDDLFVTNTEKLSEGIEKGIGNSILIKVNQIGTLTETFDAIEMAKRAGYTAVISHRSGETEDSTIADIAVATNAGQIKTGAPSRTDRVAKYNQLLRIEDHLAFTSRYAGIDAFYNIKK, from the coding sequence ATGTCCTTAATTATTGATGTATTTGCTCGCGAGGTACTTGACTCGCGCGGTAACCCAACCGTTGAAGTAGAAGTGCATACAGAATCTGGTGCTTTTGGACGCGCCCTCGTACCAAGCGGCGCTTCCACTGGTGAATATGAAGCCGTTGAATTGCGTGATGGCGATAAAGATCGTTTCCTTGGTAAAGGTGTTCTAAAAGCCGTCAGCAACGTTAACGAAAAAATTGCTCCAGAGCTTGCAGGCTTTGACGTATTAGACCAAGTAGCAATTGACGAAGCATTAATCGACCTTGATGGAACAGATAACAAAGGAAATCTTGGTGCTAACGCAATTCTTGGCGTTTCAATGGCTGCTGCTCATGCCGCTGCCGATTTCCTTGAAATTCCGTTGTATCAATACCTTGGAGGATTCAACGCAAAAACACTGCCTGTGCCAATGATGAACATCATTAATGGCGGAGAGCACGCTGACAACAACGTAGACATTCAAGAGTTTATGGTCATGCCTGTCGGTGCTGAAAGCTTTAAGCACGGATTGCAAATGGGCGCTGAAATCTTCCACGCCTTAAAAGGTGTTCTTAAAGAAAAAGGTTACAACACAGCTGTAGGTGATGAAGGTGGGTTTGCTCCTAACCTCGGTTCCAATGAAGAAGCATTGCAAACCATCATTGAAGCTGTTGAGAAAGCCGGTTATACACCTGGCGAACAAATTTACCTTGCTATGGACGTTGCCGCTTCAGAAATGTATAAAGACGGCAAGTACCAGCTATCCGGTGAAGGCGTATCGAAAACGTCAGCGGAAATGGTCGATTACCTCGCTTCTCTATGTGAGAAGTACCCTATTATTTCGATTGAAGATGGCTTAGACGAAAACGACTGGGATGGCTTCAAGCTTTTAACAGAGCGTCTCGGTGAAAAAGTACAGCTTGTCGGTGACGACTTGTTCGTAACAAACACAGAAAAGCTCTCTGAAGGAATCGAGAAAGGGATTGGAAACTCGATCTTAATTAAAGTGAATCAGATCGGTACGTTAACAGAAACCTTTGACGCAATTGAAATGGCAAAACGTGCTGGCTACACGGCTGTCATTTCTCACCGTTCCGGTGAAACCGAGGACAGCACAATCGCTGACATTGCCGTTGCAACAAATGCTGGACAAATTAAGACAGGTGCACCTTCGAGAACGGATCGCGTTGCCAAATACAACCAGCTCCTTCGTATCGAGGATCATCTTGCCTTTACAAGTCGCTACGCAGGCATTGACGCGTTTTACAACATTAAAAAATAA
- a CDS encoding sugar-binding transcriptional regulator, protein MQFRTLVDLQQKLLPDMMLVLRRRYQILQYIRVMQPIGRRSLATSLGLSERSLRSEVDFLKEQGLIHVFSNGMVLAEEGEPLITALEDTMKEISGLKDLESQLASALNLEGVVVVPGDSDEIPWVKKELGRAAVQCMKGFFGANNIVAVTGGTTMAAVAEMMTPENRKSQRQLFVPARGGLGENVDIQANTICAKMAERAQGEYRLLHVPDQLSQSAFDSMVREPAVKEVLDLIQSATMVVHGIGDALSMARRRKTSPKDLENIQAQNAVGEAFGFYYNDDGEVIHKVKTIGLQLEDLHTVETIIAVAGGASKARAIRACMKEQKRTHLITDEGAAKAFVRGLSL, encoded by the coding sequence ATGCAATTTCGTACGCTCGTTGATCTGCAGCAAAAGCTCTTGCCAGATATGATGCTTGTGTTGCGACGAAGGTATCAAATTCTTCAATACATCCGCGTGATGCAGCCCATTGGTCGGAGGTCACTTGCGACGAGCCTTGGCCTCTCAGAGCGATCGCTTCGGTCTGAAGTAGATTTCTTAAAAGAGCAGGGTCTCATTCATGTTTTTAGCAACGGTATGGTTCTCGCTGAAGAAGGAGAGCCTCTGATCACTGCATTAGAGGATACGATGAAGGAGATTTCTGGTTTAAAAGACTTGGAATCACAGCTTGCGTCGGCTCTCAATTTAGAAGGCGTTGTTGTCGTACCTGGGGACAGTGATGAAATACCTTGGGTGAAAAAAGAGCTTGGGCGGGCAGCTGTTCAGTGTATGAAAGGCTTTTTCGGGGCAAACAATATTGTCGCAGTTACTGGTGGTACAACGATGGCCGCAGTCGCTGAGATGATGACACCGGAAAACAGAAAAAGTCAGCGGCAGCTTTTTGTTCCTGCCCGCGGTGGACTTGGGGAAAACGTGGATATTCAAGCGAATACCATTTGCGCCAAAATGGCGGAGCGGGCTCAAGGGGAATATCGCTTACTTCATGTTCCTGATCAGTTAAGTCAGTCTGCTTTCGACTCTATGGTTCGTGAACCTGCCGTGAAGGAAGTGCTCGATTTAATTCAATCGGCGACAATGGTCGTACACGGGATTGGGGATGCCTTAAGCATGGCAAGACGGAGAAAAACGAGTCCTAAAGACCTTGAAAATATCCAGGCACAAAATGCTGTCGGTGAAGCTTTCGGGTTTTATTACAACGATGATGGTGAAGTGATTCATAAGGTGAAAACCATCGGGCTTCAGCTCGAAGACTTGCACACTGTGGAAACCATTATTGCTGTTGCTGGTGGCGCGTCAAAGGCAAGGGCGATTCGGGCTTGTATGAAGGAACAAAAGCGCACTCATTTAATTACTGATGAGGGTGCAGCAAAAGCGTTCGTTAGAGGGTTATCCCTTTAA
- the tpiA gene encoding triose-phosphate isomerase — translation MRKPIIAGNWKMNKTLQESIDFIGAIKDRLPSEEKVDAVVCSPSLFLPALVEETKNSTVHIGAQTMHFEDSGAFTGEVSPLALKDAGVTYVIIGHSERREMFAETDETVNQKVHAAFKHELTPIVCVGETLEQREAGETNDIVEDQVMKALEGLTPEQAEQVVIAYEPIWAIGTGKSSTADDANEVCTAIRHVVLDQFGQEASEKLRIQYGGSVKPGNIAEYMAASDIDGALVGGASLEQDSFIALLEASSNG, via the coding sequence ATGCGTAAACCGATTATTGCAGGAAACTGGAAGATGAATAAAACATTACAAGAGTCAATTGATTTTATTGGAGCGATCAAAGACCGTCTGCCTAGCGAAGAAAAAGTTGATGCAGTTGTATGTTCACCAAGCTTATTTCTTCCAGCCCTTGTAGAAGAGACGAAAAACAGCACTGTTCACATCGGTGCTCAGACGATGCACTTTGAAGACTCTGGGGCATTTACAGGCGAAGTAAGTCCACTCGCCTTGAAGGATGCAGGGGTTACATACGTGATCATCGGTCACTCTGAGCGTAGAGAAATGTTTGCTGAAACAGACGAAACAGTAAACCAAAAAGTCCATGCTGCCTTTAAGCATGAGTTGACACCTATCGTATGTGTAGGTGAAACGCTTGAGCAGCGTGAAGCAGGCGAAACGAACGACATCGTCGAAGATCAAGTGATGAAGGCGCTTGAAGGATTGACTCCTGAGCAAGCAGAGCAAGTTGTCATCGCATATGAGCCGATTTGGGCGATTGGTACAGGGAAATCGTCAACTGCTGATGATGCCAACGAGGTATGCACTGCGATTCGTCACGTTGTTCTCGACCAATTCGGTCAAGAGGCCTCAGAAAAGCTACGCATTCAGTACGGAGGTAGCGTCAAGCCAGGTAACATTGCAGAATATATGGCTGCCTCCGACATTGACGGTGCCCTCGTAGGCGGCGCTAGCCTTGAACAAGATTCGTTTATTGCCTTGTTGGAGGCGTCCTCCAATGGCTAA
- a CDS encoding alpha/beta hydrolase has product MKVVQPKPFTFQGGDRAVLLLHGFTGHSGDVRMLGRFLEKNGYTCHAPIYAGHGVPIEELLHTGPEDWWDDVLKGYEHLKSLGHSKIAVCGLSLGGVFSLKLATEAEVVGAIPMCAPTIADHQDRLKAGMMARAKEIKQLEGKNEEQVAEELSALEKEPFTVLERSKKLIDGIGEQLDLVYAPTMIAQGRLDKMINTDSATMIYKNISSEEKHLQWYEKSGHAITFGPEKDQLHEDIYAFLQGLNWES; this is encoded by the coding sequence ATGAAAGTCGTACAACCGAAGCCATTTACTTTTCAAGGTGGAGATCGAGCGGTTTTGTTGCTGCATGGATTTACAGGACATTCCGGTGATGTGCGCATGCTTGGACGTTTTTTAGAGAAAAATGGTTATACGTGTCATGCCCCCATTTATGCAGGTCATGGCGTGCCAATTGAAGAATTATTACATACCGGCCCAGAAGATTGGTGGGATGATGTTTTAAAAGGTTATGAGCATTTAAAAAGCCTTGGACACTCCAAGATTGCCGTCTGTGGCTTGTCATTAGGTGGAGTTTTTTCATTAAAATTAGCTACTGAAGCCGAGGTCGTCGGTGCCATTCCAATGTGTGCCCCTACAATCGCAGATCATCAGGACCGCTTAAAGGCGGGGATGATGGCGCGTGCCAAGGAAATCAAACAGTTGGAAGGAAAGAATGAAGAGCAAGTGGCTGAGGAGCTTAGTGCACTGGAAAAAGAGCCATTTACCGTCCTTGAACGCTCAAAGAAGCTGATCGATGGAATTGGAGAACAACTGGATTTGGTGTATGCTCCAACGATGATCGCCCAGGGACGCTTAGATAAAATGATTAACACTGATTCGGCGACGATGATATATAAAAACATTTCCTCAGAAGAGAAGCACTTGCAATGGTATGAAAAATCAGGGCATGCGATCACGTTCGGTCCGGAAAAAGATCAGCTCCATGAAGATATTTATGCGTTTCTTCAAGGGCTGAATTGGGAAAGCTAA
- a CDS encoding glutaredoxin family protein: MKELILYTRPACGLCEDAEAMLSILQQEYEFKLSKINIEDDDRLLEKFHLEIPVLVSHGHIIAKGSISWDDVERLLKEQ, translated from the coding sequence ATGAAAGAGCTCATCTTATATACGCGTCCAGCTTGCGGGCTTTGCGAAGATGCTGAAGCGATGTTGTCAATTCTACAACAAGAGTACGAATTTAAGCTTTCTAAAATCAATATTGAAGACGATGACCGTCTGCTTGAAAAATTTCATTTGGAAATTCCCGTGCTTGTTAGCCATGGACACATCATTGCAAAAGGAAGCATATCTTGGGATGACGTCGAACGTCTTTTGAAAGAACAATAA
- a CDS encoding phosphoglycerate kinase: MGKMSVKDIQLQGKVVFCRVDFNVPLNEGTVSDDTRIRAALPTIQYILDQGGKLILASHLGRPKGQVVEELRLDPVAKRLSDLLDQPVYKTDHVIGDEVNEAIQHLNDGDVLLIENVRFEAGEEKNDEALAKAFADLADVYVNDAFGTAHRAHASTVGMAEYLPACAGFLMEKELEVLGSALQQPDRPFTAIIGGAKVRDKIGVIDHLLDKVDNLIIGGGLAYTFVKALGHEIGKSLLEEDKIDLAKSFMEKAKKNGVNFYMPKDALVGDDFSNDANTQLVSIDNIPSDWEAMDIGKETCALYSDIISKSELIIWNGPMGVFEMETFSNGTRAVAEAMAAAPGYTIIGGGDSAAAVEKFGLAEEMDHISTGGGASLEFMEGKELPGVSVLNDK; encoded by the coding sequence ATGGGAAAAATGTCCGTAAAGGATATCCAGCTACAAGGCAAGGTCGTATTTTGCCGAGTTGATTTTAATGTCCCTTTGAATGAAGGTACAGTAAGTGATGATACGCGTATTCGTGCAGCGCTTCCTACCATTCAGTACATTCTTGATCAAGGAGGAAAGCTCATCCTTGCCTCTCACCTTGGCCGTCCGAAAGGTCAAGTCGTCGAAGAATTACGGTTGGACCCTGTTGCAAAACGTTTAAGTGATTTATTAGATCAGCCTGTATACAAAACGGATCATGTGATTGGTGACGAGGTCAATGAAGCCATTCAACACTTAAATGATGGGGATGTCCTTCTGATCGAAAATGTTCGCTTTGAAGCAGGTGAGGAAAAAAATGATGAAGCCTTAGCCAAAGCTTTTGCTGATTTAGCAGACGTTTATGTGAATGATGCATTCGGTACCGCTCACCGTGCTCACGCATCGACGGTTGGGATGGCAGAATATTTGCCAGCGTGTGCAGGCTTCTTAATGGAAAAAGAATTGGAAGTTCTAGGCAGTGCTTTACAGCAGCCAGACCGTCCATTTACAGCGATTATCGGTGGAGCAAAGGTACGTGACAAAATCGGCGTCATTGACCATTTGCTTGACAAGGTAGATAATCTAATCATCGGCGGTGGTTTAGCATATACCTTCGTGAAAGCTTTAGGTCACGAAATTGGTAAATCACTGTTAGAAGAAGATAAAATTGACCTTGCCAAATCCTTTATGGAGAAAGCAAAGAAAAATGGTGTCAACTTCTATATGCCGAAGGATGCTTTAGTAGGCGACGACTTCTCTAATGATGCAAACACGCAATTGGTCTCAATTGATAACATTCCTTCTGATTGGGAAGCGATGGATATCGGTAAAGAAACGTGCGCGCTTTATAGCGATATCATTTCAAAATCAGAGTTAATTATCTGGAATGGACCAATGGGTGTTTTTGAAATGGAGACGTTCTCAAACGGAACGAGAGCAGTCGCTGAAGCGATGGCCGCAGCACCTGGGTATACGATTATCGGTGGTGGTGACTCAGCCGCAGCCGTTGAAAAATTTGGTTTAGCCGAGGAGATGGATCACATCTCAACAGGTGGAGGCGCTTCGCTTGAGTTTATGGAAGGTAAAGAATTACCAGGAGTTTCAGTTTTAAACGATAAGTAA
- the secG gene encoding preprotein translocase subunit SecG has translation MHALVVSLLVVVSIAIIALVLLQPGKSSGLSGAISGGAEQLFGKQKARGMEAILHKLTIVFAVLFFILTIAVAYFNV, from the coding sequence ATGCATGCTCTAGTCGTTTCATTGCTAGTGGTCGTGAGTATCGCGATTATTGCGCTTGTACTTTTACAGCCTGGAAAAAGCTCTGGTCTTTCAGGGGCCATTTCTGGTGGTGCGGAGCAATTGTTCGGTAAGCAGAAAGCACGTGGCATGGAGGCCATACTGCATAAATTGACGATTGTTTTTGCAGTTTTGTTTTTCATACTTACGATTGCGGTTGCTTATTTTAATGTGTAA
- the yvfG gene encoding protein YvfG, whose product MNHQLFSVDYFVDSFTAHAEKHHEMRTQDAINAYYRSVVSTLVQDRLTKNSEIMRRLRNLDEAYTQFFQSN is encoded by the coding sequence GTGAATCATCAACTATTTTCTGTCGATTATTTTGTCGATAGCTTTACAGCACACGCTGAGAAACATCATGAGATGCGTACTCAGGACGCCATCAACGCATATTATCGTTCTGTCGTGTCGACGTTAGTGCAAGATCGACTAACGAAAAACTCGGAAATAATGCGCCGCTTGAGAAACTTAGACGAAGCGTACACGCAATTTTTTCAGTCCAACTAA